A single Merismopedia glauca CCAP 1448/3 DNA region contains:
- a CDS encoding class I SAM-dependent methyltransferase has product MPTDLPELLFPKKSQPDIESFPCGLGKQLQLTIKQVCGSLPITKHEIKLELKVSKNPSLIMSNKSIGLDSKLYNYLLSVSLREPEILQQLRQETANHPYANMQIAPEQGQFMALLVQLLGAKKTIEVGTFTGYSALAVALALPPNGQVIACDVSAEFTAIARRYWQLAGVDGKIDLRLAPALETLDELLANELAGSFDFAFIDADKENYQAYYERCLKLVRVGGLIAVDNVLWDGQVADNNIQDSSTISIRDFNYQLHNDRRVTISLIPIADGLTLALKH; this is encoded by the coding sequence TTGCCTACCGACCTACCCGAACTTCTGTTTCCCAAGAAATCTCAGCCAGATATCGAGTCATTTCCTTGCGGCTTGGGAAAGCAGTTACAATTAACTATCAAACAAGTTTGTGGCTCATTACCTATTACCAAACATGAGATTAAATTAGAATTAAAAGTTAGTAAAAACCCTTCTTTAATCATGTCAAATAAAAGTATTGGACTGGACAGCAAATTATATAACTACTTACTATCTGTCTCTTTACGAGAACCAGAAATTCTACAACAATTGCGTCAAGAAACAGCCAATCATCCCTATGCGAATATGCAAATTGCTCCCGAACAAGGACAATTTATGGCTCTATTAGTACAATTATTGGGTGCTAAAAAGACGATAGAAGTGGGTACATTTACAGGTTACAGCGCTTTAGCAGTAGCTTTGGCGTTGCCCCCAAACGGTCAAGTAATTGCTTGTGATGTGAGTGCGGAATTTACCGCGATCGCTCGTCGATATTGGCAATTAGCAGGTGTAGATGGTAAAATTGACTTAAGATTAGCCCCAGCTTTGGAAACTTTAGATGAATTATTAGCTAACGAGCTAGCAGGAAGCTTTGATTTTGCCTTCATTGATGCTGATAAGGAAAATTATCAGGCTTACTACGAACGCTGCTTAAAATTAGTTAGGGTGGGTGGATTAATCGCCGTTGATAATGTCCTTTGGGATGGTCAAGTCGCAGATAATAACATTCAAGATTCTAGCACCATAAGTATTAGAGATTTTAACTATCAACTACATAACGATCGAAGAGTTACTATTAGTTTAATCCCTATCGCTGATGGTTTAACTTTAGCACTCAAACACTGA